Proteins found in one Quercus robur chromosome 2, dhQueRobu3.1, whole genome shotgun sequence genomic segment:
- the LOC126715913 gene encoding endochitinase-like, which yields MKFYTFIILSLAFLLGSTWAEQCGRQANGAVCPNGLCCSQHGWCGTTNDHCGNGCQSQCKPATTPSKPTPTPTPSGGGGDVGSLISLSLFNELLKHRNDNRCPSHGFYTYDAFITAARSFGGFGTTGDVNTRKRELTAFLAQTSHETTGGGGWASAPDGPYAWGYCFVRETKMETYCDDKTPCPPGKKYYGRGPIQLTHNYNYDLAGKAIKLDLINNPDLVATDPVISFKTAIWFWMTPQANKPSSHNVIIGQWTPSPADTSAGRVPGYGVITNIINGRLECGQGANDKVASRIGFYKRYCDILGLGYGNNLDCYNQKPFG from the exons atgaagttctaCACGTTTATTATCTTGAGTTTAGCTTTCTTGCTAGGAAGTACCTGGGCAGAACAATGTGGAAGACAAGCTAATGGTGCTGTCTGTCCAAATGGGCTATGTTGTAGCCAACATGGATGGTGTGGCACCACAAACGATCACTGTGGAAATGGTTGCCAAAGCCAATGTAAGCCAGCAACTACACCTTCCAAACCAACCCCAACCCCCACCcctagtggtggtggtggtgatgttGGCAGCCTCATCAGCCTCTCTCTATTCAATGAACTGCTTAAACATCGCAACGATAACCGCTGCCCCAGTCACGGGTTCTATACCTACGATGCTTTCATCACTGCTGCTCGATCTTTTGGTGGGTTTGGCACCACGGGTGATGTTAATACTCGTAAAAGGGAGCTTACTGCTTTCTTGGCTCAAACTTCTCATGAGACTACAG GAGGTGGAGGGTGGGCAAGTGCACCAGATGGTCCATATGCATGGGGATATTGCTTTGTAAGGGAGACAAAAATGGAAACTTATTGTGATGACAAAACGCCATGCCCTCCTGGCAAAAAATATTATGGAAGAGGACCTATCCAACTCACTCA CAATTACAACTATGATTTAGCTGGTAAAGCCATCAAGTTGGACTTAATAAACAATCCAGATCTTGTAGCCACAGACCCAGTGATTTCATTCAAGACAGCCATATGGTTTTGGATGACCCCACAGGCCAACAAGCCATCAAGCCACAATGTCATCATAGGCCAATGGACACCATCCCCTGCAGATACGTCAGCTGGTCGAGTCCCAGGCTATGGTGTCATCACCAATATAATCAATGGTCGTCTTGAATGTGGGCAAGGTGCTAATGATAAGGTGGCTAGTAGGATAGGGTTCTATAAGAGGTACTGTGACATTTTGGGATTAGGCTATGGAAACAATTTGGATTGCTATAATCAAAAGCCCTTTGGTTAA